The following proteins are encoded in a genomic region of Castor canadensis chromosome 19, mCasCan1.hap1v2, whole genome shotgun sequence:
- the Polg gene encoding DNA polymerase subunit gamma-1 isoform X3, producing MSRLLWKKVASATVGPGPVPATGRWVSSSVLVPVPSDGQPQPSQVPSSEGGQLRHSPLHIQMLSRGLHEQIFGPGGEKPDEAAVHRSVEHLQKHGLWGQPTVPLPDVELRLPPLKGGNLDQHFRLLAQKQSMPYLEAANLLLQAQLPPKPPSWAWAEGWTRYGPEGEAEPVAIPEERALVFDVEVCLAEGTCPTLAVAISPSGWYSWCSQRLVEERYSWTSQLSPADLIPLEASASVSSSTQRDWQEQLVVGHNVCFDRAHIREQYLIQGSRVRFLDTMSMHMAISGLSSFQRGLWMAARQGRRKAQQPAPRGQKPRSRAGGPAISSWDWIDIGSVNNLADVHSLYVGGPPLEKEPRELFVKGSMKDVRENFQDLMHYCARDVWATYEVFQQQLPLFLERCPHPVTLAGMLEMGVSYLPVNQNWERYLTEAQSTYEELQREMKKSLMDLANDACQLLSGERYKEDPWLWDLEWDLQEFKQKKAKKVKRKEPASANPGPPSEEEELQQDVTARAYLQQLKGTTELLPKRPQHLPGHPGWYRKLCPRLDDPAWTPGPSLLSLQMRVTPKLMALTWDGFPLHYSEHHGWGYLVPGRRDNLAKVPGATTPESAGVACPYRAIESLYRKHCLEQGKQLEPQQTGLAEEFLLTDSSALWHTVEELGCLDVEAEAKMENLSTAVPCRPPALVSKPAACGPKGSQPSYHHGNGPYNDVDLPGCWFFKLPHKDGNSYNVGSPFAKDFLPKMEDGTLQAGPGGASGPRALEINKMISFWRNAHKRISSQMVVWLPKSALPRAVTRHPGYDEEGRYGAILPQVVTAGTITRRAVEPTWLTASNARPDRVGSELKAMVQAPPGYVLVGADVDSQELWIAAVLGDAHFAGMHGCTAFGWMTLQGRKSRGTDLHSKTAATVGISREHAKVFNYGRIYGAGQPFAERLLMQFNHRLTRQEAAEKAQQMYAATKGLRWYRLSDEGEWLVRQLDLPVNRTEDGWISLHDLRKVQREASRKSRWKKWDVVAERAWLGGTESEMFNKLESIATSDKPRTPVLGCRISRALEPSAVRGEFMTSRVNWVVQSSAVDYLHLMLVAMRWLFEEFAIDGRFCISIHDEVRYLVREEDRYRAALALQITNLLTRCMFAYKLGLNDLPQSVAFFSAVDIDQCLRKEVTMDCKTPSNPTGMERRYGIPQGEALDIYQIIELTKGSLEKQSQPGP from the exons ATGAGTCGCCTGCTATGGAAGAAGGTGGCCAGCGCCACCGTCGGGCCAGGGCCGGTTCCAGCCACGGGACGCTGGGTCTCCAGCTCCGTCCTCGTCCCCGTCCCCAGCGACGGGCAGCCGCAGCCGTCGCAAGTGCCATCCTCGGAGGGCGGGCAGCTGCGGCACAGCCCGTTGCACATCCAGATGCTGTCGCGAGGGCTGCACGAGCAAATCTTCGGGCCCGGCGGGGAGAAGCCCGACGAGGCCGCGGTGCACCGCAGCGTGGAGCACCTGCAGAAGCACGGGCTCTGGGGGCAGCCAACCGTCCCCTTGCCAGACGTGGAGCTGCGCCTGCCGCCGCTCAAGGGGGGCAACCTGGACCAGCACTTCCGCCTCCTGGCCCAGAAGCAGAGCATGCCTTACCTGGAGGCGGCCAACTTGCTGTTGCAGGCCCAGCTGCCGCCCAAGCCCCCCAGCTGGGCCTGGGCGGAGGGCTGGACCCGGTACGGCCCCGAGGGGGAGGCCGAACCCGTGGCCATCCCCGAGGAGCGGGCCCTGGTGTTCGACGTGGAGGTCTGCTTGGCAGAGGGAACTTGCCCCACATTGGCGGTGGCCATATCGCCCTCGGGCTG GTATTCCTGGTGCAGCCAGCGGCTGGTGGAAGAGCGCTACTCTTGGACCAGCCAGCTGTCGCCGGCTGACCTCATTCCCCTGGAGGCCTCTGCTAGTGTCAGCAGCTCCACCCAGCGGGATTGGCAGGAGCAGTTAGTGGTGGGGCACAACGTTTGCTTTGATCGAGCCCATATCCGGGAGCAGTACCTGATCCAG ggCTCCCGCGTGCGCTTTCTGGACACCATGAGCATGCACATGGCCATCTCGGGGCTGAGCAGTTTCCAGCGTGGCCTGTGGATGGCCGCCAGGCAGGGCAGGCGCAAGGCCCAGCAGCCCGCACCGCGAGGCCAGAAGCCCAGGAGCAGAGCCGGCGGCCCAGCC ATTTCATCTTGGGACTGGATAGACATCGGCAGTGTCAACAACCTGGCAGATGTACACAGCCTCTACGTGGGGGGGCCTCCCCTGGAGAAGGAGCCTCGGGAACTGTTTGTCAAGGGCAGCATGAAGGACGTCCGTGAGAACTTCCAG GACCTGATGCACTACTGCGCCCGGGACGTGTGGGCAACCTACGAGGTTTTCCAGCAGCAGCTACCACTCTTCTTGGAGAG GTGCCCTCACCCAGTGACTCTGGCTGGCATGCTGGAGATGGGCGTTTCCTACCTTCCTGTCAACCAGAACTGGGAGCGGTACctgactgaggcacagagcaccTATGAGGAGCTGCAGCGGGAGATGAAGAAGTCACTGATGGACCTGGCCAATGATGCCTGCCAGCTGCTCTCAGGAGAGAG GTACAAAGAAGACCCCTGGCTGTGGGACCTTGAGTGGGACCTGCAAGAGTTTAagcagaagaaagcaaagaaggtgaaGAGGAAGGAACCAGCCTCAGCCA ATCCTGGCCCCCCCAGCGAGGAGGAGGAGCTTCAGCAAGATGTCACGGCCCGTGCCTACCTGCAGCAGCTGAAGGGCACCACAGAGCTCCTGCCCAAGCGGCCCCAGCACCTCCCTGGACACCCTGG GTGGTACCGGAAGCTCTGCCCCCGGCTAGATGACCCTGCATGGACCCCGGGCCCCAGCCTCCTCAGCCTGCAGATGCGGGTCACACCTAAACTCATGGCACTGACCTGGGATGGTTTCCCTCTGCACTACTCAGAGCATCATGGTTGGGGCTACCTGGTGCCTGGGCGGCGGGACAACCTGGCGAAGGTGCCGGGGGCCACCACCCCGGAGTCGGCTGGGGTGGCCTGCCCCTACAG GGCCATCGAGTCCCTGTACAGGAAGCACTGTCTGGAACAGGGGAAGCAGCTGGAGCCCCAGCAGACAGGTCTGGCCGAGGAGTTCCTGCTCACCGACAGCAGTGCCCTGTGGCATACG GTGGAAGAACTGGGCTGCTTAGACGTGGAGGCTGAGGCCAAGATGGAGAACCTGAGCACTGCAGTGCCTTGTAGACCCCCAGCTCTGGTGAGCAAG CCTGCTGCTTGTGGTCCCAAAGGCAGCCAGCCCTCTTATCACCATGGCAACGGACCTTACAATGATGTGGATCTCCCCGGCTGCTGGTTTTTCAAGCTGCCTCACAAG GATGGTAACAGCTATAATGTAGGCAGCCCCTTTGCCAAGGACTTCCTGCCCAAGATGGAGGATGGCACCCTGCAGGCTGGTCCAGGAGGTGCCAGTGGGCCCCGTGCCCTGGAAATCAACAAAATGATTTCTTTCTGGAGGAATGCCCACAAACGCATCAG CTCCCAGATGGTGGTATGGTTGCCCAAGTCAGCTCTGCCCCGTGCTGTGACCAG GCACCCTGGCTATGACGAGGAAGGCCGCTATGGGGCCATCCTGCCCCAGGTGGTGACTGCTGGCACCATCACCCGCCGGGCTGTGGAGCCCACGTGGCTGACTGCCAGCAATGCCCGG CCTGACCGCGTAGGCAGTGAGTTGAAAGCCATGGTGCAGGCCCCTCCTGGCTATGTCCTTGTGGGTGCTGACGTGGACTCACAGGAGCTGTGGATCGCAGCTGTACTTGGAGATGCCCACTTTGCTGGCATGCACG GCTGCACGGCCTTCGGGTGGATGACACTGCAGGGCAGGAAGAGCAGGGGCACCGATCTACACAGTAAGACAGCTGCCACGGTAGGCATCAGCCGCGAGCATGCTAAAGTCTTCAACTATGGTCGTATCTACGGAGCGGGGCAGCCTTTCGCTGAGCGCCTGCTCATGCAGTTCAACCACCGGCTCACGAGGCAGGAGGCGGCTGAGAAGGCCCAGCAGATGTATGCGGCCACCAAAGGCCTCCGCTG GTATCGACTGTCAGATGAGGGCGAGTGGCTGGTCAGACAGCTGGACCTCCCTGTGAACAGGACTGAAGATGGCTGGATTTCCCTGCATGATCTGCGCAAGGTCCAGAGAGAAGCTTCAAGGAA GTCACGCTGGAAGAAGTGGGACGTGGTTGCTGAGCGAGCATGGCTGGGAGGCACAGAGTCAGAAATGTTCAATAAGCTGGAAAGCATCGCCACCTCAGACAAGCCACGGACCCCGGTGCTGGGCTGTCGCATCAGCCGGGCGTTGGAGCCCTCTGCTGTCCGGGGGGAG TTCATGACCAGCCGTGTGAATTGGGTGGTGCAGAGCTCTGCTGTGGACTACTTGCACCTCATGCTTGTTGCCATGAGATGGCTGTTTGAAGAGTTTGCCATTGACGGGCGCTTCTGCATCAGCATCCATGACGAGGTTCGCTACCTGGTGCGGGAGGAGGACCGCTACCGCGCGGCCCTGGCCCTCCAGATCACCAACCTCCTGACCAG GTGCATGTTTGCCTACAAGTTGGGTCTGAACGATTTGCCCCAGTCGGTCGCCTTTTTCAGTGCAGTCGACATTGACCAGTGCCTCAGGAAGGAAGTGACCATGGATTGTAAAACCCCTTCCAACCCAACTGGGATGGAACGGAGATACGGGATTCCCCAGG GTGAAGCACTGGACATTTACCAGATAATTGAACTCACCAAAGGCTCCTTGGAAaaacaaagccagcctggaccctAG
- the Polg gene encoding DNA polymerase subunit gamma-1 isoform X1 → MSRLLWKKVASATVGPGPVPATGRWVSSSVLVPVPSDGQPQPSQVPSSEGGQLRHSPLHIQMLSRGLHEQIFGPGGEKPDEAAVHRSVEHLQKHGLWGQPTVPLPDVELRLPPLKGGNLDQHFRLLAQKQSMPYLEAANLLLQAQLPPKPPSWAWAEGWTRYGPEGEAEPVAIPEERALVFDVEVCLAEGTCPTLAVAISPSGWYSWCSQRLVEERYSWTSQLSPADLIPLEASASVSSSTQRDWQEQLVVGHNVCFDRAHIREQYLIQGSRVRFLDTMSMHMAISGLSSFQRGLWMAARQGRRKAQQPAPRGQKPRSRAGGPAISSWDWIDIGSVNNLADVHSLYVGGPPLEKEPRELFVKGSMKDVRENFQDLMHYCARDVWATYEVFQQQLPLFLERCPHPVTLAGMLEMGVSYLPVNQNWERYLTEAQSTYEELQREMKKSLMDLANDACQLLSGERYKEDPWLWDLEWDLQEFKQKKAKKVKRKEPASASKLPIEGAGAPGDPMDQEDPGPPSEEEELQQDVTARAYLQQLKGTTELLPKRPQHLPGHPGWYRKLCPRLDDPAWTPGPSLLSLQMRVTPKLMALTWDGFPLHYSEHHGWGYLVPGRRDNLAKVPGATTPESAGVACPYRAIESLYRKHCLEQGKQLEPQQTGLAEEFLLTDSSALWHTVEELGCLDVEAEAKMENLSTAVPCRPPALVSKPAACGPKGSQPSYHHGNGPYNDVDLPGCWFFKLPHKDGNSYNVGSPFAKDFLPKMEDGTLQAGPGGASGPRALEINKMISFWRNAHKRISSQMVVWLPKSALPRAVTRHPGYDEEGRYGAILPQVVTAGTITRRAVEPTWLTASNARPDRVGSELKAMVQAPPGYVLVGADVDSQELWIAAVLGDAHFAGMHGCTAFGWMTLQGRKSRGTDLHSKTAATVGISREHAKVFNYGRIYGAGQPFAERLLMQFNHRLTRQEAAEKAQQMYAATKGLRWYRLSDEGEWLVRQLDLPVNRTEDGWISLHDLRKVQREASRKSRWKKWDVVAERAWLGGTESEMFNKLESIATSDKPRTPVLGCRISRALEPSAVRGEFMTSRVNWVVQSSAVDYLHLMLVAMRWLFEEFAIDGRFCISIHDEVRYLVREEDRYRAALALQITNLLTRCMFAYKLGLNDLPQSVAFFSAVDIDQCLRKEVTMDCKTPSNPTGMERRYGIPQGEALDIYQIIELTKGSLEKQSQPGP, encoded by the exons ATGAGTCGCCTGCTATGGAAGAAGGTGGCCAGCGCCACCGTCGGGCCAGGGCCGGTTCCAGCCACGGGACGCTGGGTCTCCAGCTCCGTCCTCGTCCCCGTCCCCAGCGACGGGCAGCCGCAGCCGTCGCAAGTGCCATCCTCGGAGGGCGGGCAGCTGCGGCACAGCCCGTTGCACATCCAGATGCTGTCGCGAGGGCTGCACGAGCAAATCTTCGGGCCCGGCGGGGAGAAGCCCGACGAGGCCGCGGTGCACCGCAGCGTGGAGCACCTGCAGAAGCACGGGCTCTGGGGGCAGCCAACCGTCCCCTTGCCAGACGTGGAGCTGCGCCTGCCGCCGCTCAAGGGGGGCAACCTGGACCAGCACTTCCGCCTCCTGGCCCAGAAGCAGAGCATGCCTTACCTGGAGGCGGCCAACTTGCTGTTGCAGGCCCAGCTGCCGCCCAAGCCCCCCAGCTGGGCCTGGGCGGAGGGCTGGACCCGGTACGGCCCCGAGGGGGAGGCCGAACCCGTGGCCATCCCCGAGGAGCGGGCCCTGGTGTTCGACGTGGAGGTCTGCTTGGCAGAGGGAACTTGCCCCACATTGGCGGTGGCCATATCGCCCTCGGGCTG GTATTCCTGGTGCAGCCAGCGGCTGGTGGAAGAGCGCTACTCTTGGACCAGCCAGCTGTCGCCGGCTGACCTCATTCCCCTGGAGGCCTCTGCTAGTGTCAGCAGCTCCACCCAGCGGGATTGGCAGGAGCAGTTAGTGGTGGGGCACAACGTTTGCTTTGATCGAGCCCATATCCGGGAGCAGTACCTGATCCAG ggCTCCCGCGTGCGCTTTCTGGACACCATGAGCATGCACATGGCCATCTCGGGGCTGAGCAGTTTCCAGCGTGGCCTGTGGATGGCCGCCAGGCAGGGCAGGCGCAAGGCCCAGCAGCCCGCACCGCGAGGCCAGAAGCCCAGGAGCAGAGCCGGCGGCCCAGCC ATTTCATCTTGGGACTGGATAGACATCGGCAGTGTCAACAACCTGGCAGATGTACACAGCCTCTACGTGGGGGGGCCTCCCCTGGAGAAGGAGCCTCGGGAACTGTTTGTCAAGGGCAGCATGAAGGACGTCCGTGAGAACTTCCAG GACCTGATGCACTACTGCGCCCGGGACGTGTGGGCAACCTACGAGGTTTTCCAGCAGCAGCTACCACTCTTCTTGGAGAG GTGCCCTCACCCAGTGACTCTGGCTGGCATGCTGGAGATGGGCGTTTCCTACCTTCCTGTCAACCAGAACTGGGAGCGGTACctgactgaggcacagagcaccTATGAGGAGCTGCAGCGGGAGATGAAGAAGTCACTGATGGACCTGGCCAATGATGCCTGCCAGCTGCTCTCAGGAGAGAG GTACAAAGAAGACCCCTGGCTGTGGGACCTTGAGTGGGACCTGCAAGAGTTTAagcagaagaaagcaaagaaggtgaaGAGGAAGGAACCAGCCTCAGCCAGCAAGTTGCCCATCGAGGGGGCTGGGGCCCCTGGGGATCCCATGGATCAGGAAG ATCCTGGCCCCCCCAGCGAGGAGGAGGAGCTTCAGCAAGATGTCACGGCCCGTGCCTACCTGCAGCAGCTGAAGGGCACCACAGAGCTCCTGCCCAAGCGGCCCCAGCACCTCCCTGGACACCCTGG GTGGTACCGGAAGCTCTGCCCCCGGCTAGATGACCCTGCATGGACCCCGGGCCCCAGCCTCCTCAGCCTGCAGATGCGGGTCACACCTAAACTCATGGCACTGACCTGGGATGGTTTCCCTCTGCACTACTCAGAGCATCATGGTTGGGGCTACCTGGTGCCTGGGCGGCGGGACAACCTGGCGAAGGTGCCGGGGGCCACCACCCCGGAGTCGGCTGGGGTGGCCTGCCCCTACAG GGCCATCGAGTCCCTGTACAGGAAGCACTGTCTGGAACAGGGGAAGCAGCTGGAGCCCCAGCAGACAGGTCTGGCCGAGGAGTTCCTGCTCACCGACAGCAGTGCCCTGTGGCATACG GTGGAAGAACTGGGCTGCTTAGACGTGGAGGCTGAGGCCAAGATGGAGAACCTGAGCACTGCAGTGCCTTGTAGACCCCCAGCTCTGGTGAGCAAG CCTGCTGCTTGTGGTCCCAAAGGCAGCCAGCCCTCTTATCACCATGGCAACGGACCTTACAATGATGTGGATCTCCCCGGCTGCTGGTTTTTCAAGCTGCCTCACAAG GATGGTAACAGCTATAATGTAGGCAGCCCCTTTGCCAAGGACTTCCTGCCCAAGATGGAGGATGGCACCCTGCAGGCTGGTCCAGGAGGTGCCAGTGGGCCCCGTGCCCTGGAAATCAACAAAATGATTTCTTTCTGGAGGAATGCCCACAAACGCATCAG CTCCCAGATGGTGGTATGGTTGCCCAAGTCAGCTCTGCCCCGTGCTGTGACCAG GCACCCTGGCTATGACGAGGAAGGCCGCTATGGGGCCATCCTGCCCCAGGTGGTGACTGCTGGCACCATCACCCGCCGGGCTGTGGAGCCCACGTGGCTGACTGCCAGCAATGCCCGG CCTGACCGCGTAGGCAGTGAGTTGAAAGCCATGGTGCAGGCCCCTCCTGGCTATGTCCTTGTGGGTGCTGACGTGGACTCACAGGAGCTGTGGATCGCAGCTGTACTTGGAGATGCCCACTTTGCTGGCATGCACG GCTGCACGGCCTTCGGGTGGATGACACTGCAGGGCAGGAAGAGCAGGGGCACCGATCTACACAGTAAGACAGCTGCCACGGTAGGCATCAGCCGCGAGCATGCTAAAGTCTTCAACTATGGTCGTATCTACGGAGCGGGGCAGCCTTTCGCTGAGCGCCTGCTCATGCAGTTCAACCACCGGCTCACGAGGCAGGAGGCGGCTGAGAAGGCCCAGCAGATGTATGCGGCCACCAAAGGCCTCCGCTG GTATCGACTGTCAGATGAGGGCGAGTGGCTGGTCAGACAGCTGGACCTCCCTGTGAACAGGACTGAAGATGGCTGGATTTCCCTGCATGATCTGCGCAAGGTCCAGAGAGAAGCTTCAAGGAA GTCACGCTGGAAGAAGTGGGACGTGGTTGCTGAGCGAGCATGGCTGGGAGGCACAGAGTCAGAAATGTTCAATAAGCTGGAAAGCATCGCCACCTCAGACAAGCCACGGACCCCGGTGCTGGGCTGTCGCATCAGCCGGGCGTTGGAGCCCTCTGCTGTCCGGGGGGAG TTCATGACCAGCCGTGTGAATTGGGTGGTGCAGAGCTCTGCTGTGGACTACTTGCACCTCATGCTTGTTGCCATGAGATGGCTGTTTGAAGAGTTTGCCATTGACGGGCGCTTCTGCATCAGCATCCATGACGAGGTTCGCTACCTGGTGCGGGAGGAGGACCGCTACCGCGCGGCCCTGGCCCTCCAGATCACCAACCTCCTGACCAG GTGCATGTTTGCCTACAAGTTGGGTCTGAACGATTTGCCCCAGTCGGTCGCCTTTTTCAGTGCAGTCGACATTGACCAGTGCCTCAGGAAGGAAGTGACCATGGATTGTAAAACCCCTTCCAACCCAACTGGGATGGAACGGAGATACGGGATTCCCCAGG GTGAAGCACTGGACATTTACCAGATAATTGAACTCACCAAAGGCTCCTTGGAAaaacaaagccagcctggaccctAG
- the Polg gene encoding DNA polymerase subunit gamma-1 isoform X2: protein MSRLLWKKVASATVGPGPVPATGRWVSSSVLVPVPSDGQPQPSQVPSSEGGQLRHSPLHIQMLSRGLHEQIFGPGGEKPDEAAVHRSVEHLQKHGLWGQPTVPLPDVELRLPPLKGGNLDQHFRLLAQKQSMPYLEAANLLLQAQLPPKPPSWAWAEGWTRYGPEGEAEPVAIPEERALVFDVEVCLAEGTCPTLAVAISPSGWYSWCSQRLVEERYSWTSQLSPADLIPLEASASVSSSTQRDWQEQLVVGHNVCFDRAHIREQYLIQGSRVRFLDTMSMHMAISGLSSFQRGLWMAARQGRRKAQQPAPRGQKPRSRAGGPAISSWDWIDIGSVNNLADVHSLYVGGPPLEKEPRELFVKGSMKDVRENFQDLMHYCARDVWATYEVFQQQLPLFLERCPHPVTLAGMLEMGVSYLPVNQNWERYLTEAQSTYEELQREMKKSLMDLANDACQLLSGERYKEDPWLWDLEWDLQEFKQKKAKKVKRKEPASASKLPIEGAGAPGDPMDQEDPGPPSEEEELQQDVTARAYLQQLKGTTELLPKRPQHLPGHPGWYRKLCPRLDDPAWTPGPSLLSLQMRVTPKLMALTWDGFPLHYSEHHGWGYLVPGRRDNLAKVPGATTPESAGVACPYRAIESLYRKHCLEQGKQLEPQQTGLAEEFLLTDSSALWHTVEELGCLDVEAEAKMENLSTAVPCRPPALPAACGPKGSQPSYHHGNGPYNDVDLPGCWFFKLPHKDGNSYNVGSPFAKDFLPKMEDGTLQAGPGGASGPRALEINKMISFWRNAHKRISSQMVVWLPKSALPRAVTRHPGYDEEGRYGAILPQVVTAGTITRRAVEPTWLTASNARPDRVGSELKAMVQAPPGYVLVGADVDSQELWIAAVLGDAHFAGMHGCTAFGWMTLQGRKSRGTDLHSKTAATVGISREHAKVFNYGRIYGAGQPFAERLLMQFNHRLTRQEAAEKAQQMYAATKGLRWYRLSDEGEWLVRQLDLPVNRTEDGWISLHDLRKVQREASRKSRWKKWDVVAERAWLGGTESEMFNKLESIATSDKPRTPVLGCRISRALEPSAVRGEFMTSRVNWVVQSSAVDYLHLMLVAMRWLFEEFAIDGRFCISIHDEVRYLVREEDRYRAALALQITNLLTRCMFAYKLGLNDLPQSVAFFSAVDIDQCLRKEVTMDCKTPSNPTGMERRYGIPQGEALDIYQIIELTKGSLEKQSQPGP from the exons ATGAGTCGCCTGCTATGGAAGAAGGTGGCCAGCGCCACCGTCGGGCCAGGGCCGGTTCCAGCCACGGGACGCTGGGTCTCCAGCTCCGTCCTCGTCCCCGTCCCCAGCGACGGGCAGCCGCAGCCGTCGCAAGTGCCATCCTCGGAGGGCGGGCAGCTGCGGCACAGCCCGTTGCACATCCAGATGCTGTCGCGAGGGCTGCACGAGCAAATCTTCGGGCCCGGCGGGGAGAAGCCCGACGAGGCCGCGGTGCACCGCAGCGTGGAGCACCTGCAGAAGCACGGGCTCTGGGGGCAGCCAACCGTCCCCTTGCCAGACGTGGAGCTGCGCCTGCCGCCGCTCAAGGGGGGCAACCTGGACCAGCACTTCCGCCTCCTGGCCCAGAAGCAGAGCATGCCTTACCTGGAGGCGGCCAACTTGCTGTTGCAGGCCCAGCTGCCGCCCAAGCCCCCCAGCTGGGCCTGGGCGGAGGGCTGGACCCGGTACGGCCCCGAGGGGGAGGCCGAACCCGTGGCCATCCCCGAGGAGCGGGCCCTGGTGTTCGACGTGGAGGTCTGCTTGGCAGAGGGAACTTGCCCCACATTGGCGGTGGCCATATCGCCCTCGGGCTG GTATTCCTGGTGCAGCCAGCGGCTGGTGGAAGAGCGCTACTCTTGGACCAGCCAGCTGTCGCCGGCTGACCTCATTCCCCTGGAGGCCTCTGCTAGTGTCAGCAGCTCCACCCAGCGGGATTGGCAGGAGCAGTTAGTGGTGGGGCACAACGTTTGCTTTGATCGAGCCCATATCCGGGAGCAGTACCTGATCCAG ggCTCCCGCGTGCGCTTTCTGGACACCATGAGCATGCACATGGCCATCTCGGGGCTGAGCAGTTTCCAGCGTGGCCTGTGGATGGCCGCCAGGCAGGGCAGGCGCAAGGCCCAGCAGCCCGCACCGCGAGGCCAGAAGCCCAGGAGCAGAGCCGGCGGCCCAGCC ATTTCATCTTGGGACTGGATAGACATCGGCAGTGTCAACAACCTGGCAGATGTACACAGCCTCTACGTGGGGGGGCCTCCCCTGGAGAAGGAGCCTCGGGAACTGTTTGTCAAGGGCAGCATGAAGGACGTCCGTGAGAACTTCCAG GACCTGATGCACTACTGCGCCCGGGACGTGTGGGCAACCTACGAGGTTTTCCAGCAGCAGCTACCACTCTTCTTGGAGAG GTGCCCTCACCCAGTGACTCTGGCTGGCATGCTGGAGATGGGCGTTTCCTACCTTCCTGTCAACCAGAACTGGGAGCGGTACctgactgaggcacagagcaccTATGAGGAGCTGCAGCGGGAGATGAAGAAGTCACTGATGGACCTGGCCAATGATGCCTGCCAGCTGCTCTCAGGAGAGAG GTACAAAGAAGACCCCTGGCTGTGGGACCTTGAGTGGGACCTGCAAGAGTTTAagcagaagaaagcaaagaaggtgaaGAGGAAGGAACCAGCCTCAGCCAGCAAGTTGCCCATCGAGGGGGCTGGGGCCCCTGGGGATCCCATGGATCAGGAAG ATCCTGGCCCCCCCAGCGAGGAGGAGGAGCTTCAGCAAGATGTCACGGCCCGTGCCTACCTGCAGCAGCTGAAGGGCACCACAGAGCTCCTGCCCAAGCGGCCCCAGCACCTCCCTGGACACCCTGG GTGGTACCGGAAGCTCTGCCCCCGGCTAGATGACCCTGCATGGACCCCGGGCCCCAGCCTCCTCAGCCTGCAGATGCGGGTCACACCTAAACTCATGGCACTGACCTGGGATGGTTTCCCTCTGCACTACTCAGAGCATCATGGTTGGGGCTACCTGGTGCCTGGGCGGCGGGACAACCTGGCGAAGGTGCCGGGGGCCACCACCCCGGAGTCGGCTGGGGTGGCCTGCCCCTACAG GGCCATCGAGTCCCTGTACAGGAAGCACTGTCTGGAACAGGGGAAGCAGCTGGAGCCCCAGCAGACAGGTCTGGCCGAGGAGTTCCTGCTCACCGACAGCAGTGCCCTGTGGCATACG GTGGAAGAACTGGGCTGCTTAGACGTGGAGGCTGAGGCCAAGATGGAGAACCTGAGCACTGCAGTGCCTTGTAGACCCCCAGCTCTG CCTGCTGCTTGTGGTCCCAAAGGCAGCCAGCCCTCTTATCACCATGGCAACGGACCTTACAATGATGTGGATCTCCCCGGCTGCTGGTTTTTCAAGCTGCCTCACAAG GATGGTAACAGCTATAATGTAGGCAGCCCCTTTGCCAAGGACTTCCTGCCCAAGATGGAGGATGGCACCCTGCAGGCTGGTCCAGGAGGTGCCAGTGGGCCCCGTGCCCTGGAAATCAACAAAATGATTTCTTTCTGGAGGAATGCCCACAAACGCATCAG CTCCCAGATGGTGGTATGGTTGCCCAAGTCAGCTCTGCCCCGTGCTGTGACCAG GCACCCTGGCTATGACGAGGAAGGCCGCTATGGGGCCATCCTGCCCCAGGTGGTGACTGCTGGCACCATCACCCGCCGGGCTGTGGAGCCCACGTGGCTGACTGCCAGCAATGCCCGG CCTGACCGCGTAGGCAGTGAGTTGAAAGCCATGGTGCAGGCCCCTCCTGGCTATGTCCTTGTGGGTGCTGACGTGGACTCACAGGAGCTGTGGATCGCAGCTGTACTTGGAGATGCCCACTTTGCTGGCATGCACG GCTGCACGGCCTTCGGGTGGATGACACTGCAGGGCAGGAAGAGCAGGGGCACCGATCTACACAGTAAGACAGCTGCCACGGTAGGCATCAGCCGCGAGCATGCTAAAGTCTTCAACTATGGTCGTATCTACGGAGCGGGGCAGCCTTTCGCTGAGCGCCTGCTCATGCAGTTCAACCACCGGCTCACGAGGCAGGAGGCGGCTGAGAAGGCCCAGCAGATGTATGCGGCCACCAAAGGCCTCCGCTG GTATCGACTGTCAGATGAGGGCGAGTGGCTGGTCAGACAGCTGGACCTCCCTGTGAACAGGACTGAAGATGGCTGGATTTCCCTGCATGATCTGCGCAAGGTCCAGAGAGAAGCTTCAAGGAA GTCACGCTGGAAGAAGTGGGACGTGGTTGCTGAGCGAGCATGGCTGGGAGGCACAGAGTCAGAAATGTTCAATAAGCTGGAAAGCATCGCCACCTCAGACAAGCCACGGACCCCGGTGCTGGGCTGTCGCATCAGCCGGGCGTTGGAGCCCTCTGCTGTCCGGGGGGAG TTCATGACCAGCCGTGTGAATTGGGTGGTGCAGAGCTCTGCTGTGGACTACTTGCACCTCATGCTTGTTGCCATGAGATGGCTGTTTGAAGAGTTTGCCATTGACGGGCGCTTCTGCATCAGCATCCATGACGAGGTTCGCTACCTGGTGCGGGAGGAGGACCGCTACCGCGCGGCCCTGGCCCTCCAGATCACCAACCTCCTGACCAG GTGCATGTTTGCCTACAAGTTGGGTCTGAACGATTTGCCCCAGTCGGTCGCCTTTTTCAGTGCAGTCGACATTGACCAGTGCCTCAGGAAGGAAGTGACCATGGATTGTAAAACCCCTTCCAACCCAACTGGGATGGAACGGAGATACGGGATTCCCCAGG GTGAAGCACTGGACATTTACCAGATAATTGAACTCACCAAAGGCTCCTTGGAAaaacaaagccagcctggaccctAG